In one window of Pristiophorus japonicus isolate sPriJap1 chromosome 9, sPriJap1.hap1, whole genome shotgun sequence DNA:
- the LOC139273727 gene encoding zinc finger protein 3-like, translated as MPVKHSDCGKSFKRSQELKQFQLEGAGQRPFTCSMCGKGFKQSSSLLTHQNVHTDERPFKCSDCVKSFKSFGNLLTHQRTHTGERPFTCSVCEKRFSLSSTLLTHQRAHTGERPFTCSVCEKRFSLSSTLLTHQRAHTGERPFTCSVCEKGFSLSSTLLTHQRAHTGERPFT; from the coding sequence ATGCCGGTGAAACATTCTGACTGTGGGAAAAGCTTTAAAAGGTCTCAGGAGCTGAAGCAATTCCAGCTGGAGGGAGCTGgacagagaccgttcacctgctccatgtgtgggaagggattcaaacagtcatccagcctgctgacacaccagaatgttcacactgacgagagaccatttaaatgttctgactgtgtgaagagctttaaaagcttcgggaacctgctgacacaccagcgtactcacactggggagaggccattcacctgctccgtgtgtgagaagagattcagtctctcctccaccctgctgacacaccagcgtgctcacactggggagaggccattcacctgctccgtgtgtgagaagagattcagtctctcctccaccctgctgacacaccagcgtgctcacactggggagaggccattcacctgctccgtgtgtgagaagggattcagtctctcctccaccctgctgacacaccagcgtgctcacactggggagaggccgttcacctga